A window of the Mauremys reevesii isolate NIE-2019 linkage group 26, ASM1616193v1, whole genome shotgun sequence genome harbors these coding sequences:
- the CACTIN gene encoding cactin, whose protein sequence is MGSGSRSPAGRSRHRSRREAAGSRERRRRRSRSGSSGGGSDGGGRARGSETRRRGKPGSGSDSDERKRWQKKKSKSRDRHHKSKKKHRARSRDGSSSSDSEAEREKKRGRSRERRRKRSSSRSSVSSVTSPSPSRSQSSREELGQQLSLQERLRLKEEKKKQAEMMKALETPEEKRARRLAKKEAKERKKREKMGWGEEYMGYTNTDNPFGDNNLLGTFIWSKALEKKGIGHLEEKELKERNKRIQEDNRLELQKVKQLRLEREREKAMREQELEMLQREKEAEHFKTWEEQEDNFHLHQAKLRSKIRIRDGRAKPIDLLAKYISAEDDDLAVEMHEPYTFLNGLTVSDMEDLLEDIQVYMELEQGKNVDFWRDMTIITEDEIAKLRKLEASGKGPGERREGVNASVSSDVQSVFKGKTYNQLQVIFQGIEGKIQAGGPNLDIGYWESLLQQLKAYMARARLRERHQDVLRQKLYKLKQEQGVESEPLFPILKKEPSSPSDRPDPEESAAAQPGPSTEGAPSEAKGEGEGEAVLMEEDLIQQSLDDYDAGRYSPRLLNSHELPCDAHVLEAEEDLQRLLLLRQQLQATGDASESAEDIFFRRAREGMGADEAQFSVEMPLTGKAYLWADKYRPRKPRFFNRVHTGFEWNKYNQTHYDFDNPPPKIVQGYKFNIFYPDLIDKRSTPEYFLEACQDNKDFAILRFHAGPPYEDIAFKIVNREWEYSHRHGFRCQFANGIFQLWFHFKRYRYRR, encoded by the exons ATGGGGTCCGGCTCGCGCAGCCCCGCGGGGCGCTCGCGGCACCGGAGCCGCAGGGAGGCGGCCGGGTCCCGGGAGAGGAGGCGCCGCCGGTCCCGCTCCGGGTCCAGCGGCGGCGGCAGCGATGGAGGCGGCCGGGCCCGGGGCAGCGAGACGCGGCGGCGCGGGAAGCCGGGCTCGGG TTCTGACTCTGACGAGAGAAAGAGATGGCAAAAGAAGAAAAGCAAAAGCAGGGACCGGCACCACAAAAGCAAGAAGAAACACCGCGCTCGGTCACGGGATGGCTCCTCTAGCTCAGactctgaggcagagagagagaagaaaagaggcCGCAGCAGAGAGCGGAGAAGAAAGCGATCCAGTTCCAGGTCTTCTGTGTCTTCCGTCACATCTCCCTCTCCTTCACGTTCCCAGAGCTcaagggaggagctggggcaaCAGCTGAGCCTTCAGGAGCGACTCAGGCTGAAAGAGGAGAAGAAGAAGCAGGCTGAAATGATGAAGGCATTGGAGACACCGGAGGAGAAGAGGGCTAGGCGGCTGGCGAAGAAGGAAGCCAAAGAGAGGAAAAAGCGTGAGAagatgggctggggggaggaatacATGGGCTACACCAACACCGATAACCCCTTTGGGGACAACAACCTGCTAGGCACCTTCATCTGGAGCAAG GCCCTGGAGAAGAAAGGGATCGGCCACCTGGAGGAGAAAGAACTGAAGGAGAGAAACAAACGAATCCAGGAGGACAACCGCCTGGAGCTGCAGAAG GTGAAGCAGCTGCGCTTGGAACGGGAGCGAGAAAAGGCAATGCGCGAGCAGGAGCTGGAGATGCTGCAGCGGGAGAAGGAGGCGGAGCACTTCAAAACCTGGGAGGAGCAAGAGGACAACTTCCACCTCCACCAGGCCAAGCTGCG ATCAAAAATCCGGATCCGGGACGGCCGAGCCAAACCCATCGACTTGCTGGCCAAGTACATCAGTGCAGAGGATGACGACCTGGCAGTGGAAATGCATGAGCCTTACACGTTCCTGAATGGCCTGACGGTCTCCGACATGGAGGATCTGCTGGAGGATATCCAG GTTTACATGGAACTGGAACAGGGCAAGAATGTGGATTTCTGGAGGGACATGACCATTATCACTGAGGACGAGATAGCCAAACTCCGTAAACTAGAGGCTTCTGGGAAAGGCCCAG GAGAGCGCCGAGAAGGAGTCAATGCCTCCGTCAGCTCGGACGTGCAGTCTGTGTTCAAGGGGAAGACGTACAACCAGCTCCAAGTGATCTTCCAAGGGATCGAGGGCAAGATCCAAGCAGGGGGGCCCAACCTGGACATCGGTTACTGGGAGAGTCTGCTGCAGCAGCTTAAAGCGTATATGGCCCGGGCCAG GCTCCGGGAGCGGCACCAGGACGTGCTGCGCCAGAAGCTGTACAAGCTGAAGCAGGAGCAGGGAGTGGAGAGCGAGCCGCTTTTCCCCATCCTGAAGAAGGAGCCGTCTTCTCCCAGCGACAG GCCGGACCCGGAGGAGAGCGCTGCAGCGCAGCCGGGCCCCTCCACGGAGGGAGCCCCCTCGGAggccaagggggagggggagggggaagcggtGCTGATGGAGGAGGACCTGATTCAGCAGAGCCTGGACGACTACGACGCCGGGAGGtacagccccaggctgctgaACTCCCACGAGCTGCCCTGCGACGCGCACGTGCTTGAGGCCGAGGAGGATCTCCAGCGGCTGCTGCTCTTGAGACAACAGCTCCAGGCCACAG GCGACGCTAGCGAGAGCGCCGAGGACATTTTCTTCCGCAGGGCCAGGGAGGGCATGGGCGCCGACGAGGCCCAGTTCAGTGTGGAGATGCCCCTGACGGGCAAGGCCTACCTATGGGCGGACAAGTACCGGCCCCGCAAGCCCCGCTTCTTCAACCGGGTCCACACGGGCTTCGAGTGGAACAAGTACAACCAGACGCACTACGACTTCGACAACCCGCCGCCCAAGATCGTCCAGGGCTACAAGTTCAACATCTTCTACCCCGACCTGATCGACAAGCGCTCCACGCCCGAGTACTTCCTGGAGGCCTGTCAGGACAACAAGGACTTCGCCATCCTGCGCTTCCACGCTGGCCCGCCCTACGAGGACATCGCCTTCAAGATCGTCAACCGGGAGTGGGAGTACTCGCACCGCCACGGCTTCCGCTGCCAGTTCGCCAACGGCATCTTCCAGCTCTGGTTCCACTTCAAGCGGTACCGTTACCGCAGGTGA